The Hippoglossus hippoglossus isolate fHipHip1 chromosome 19, fHipHip1.pri, whole genome shotgun sequence genome has a segment encoding these proteins:
- the arhgap17a gene encoding rho GTPase-activating protein 17a isoform X2, with protein sequence MKKQFNRMKQLANQTVGRAEKTEVLSDDLLQIERRMELVRVVSHNTHKRMVSCLQGHIGADAEKRHKKLPLTALSQAMVEGGNQLGEDSLIGKMMEVCGEAENRLASELMQHELQIEKDVLDPLSQLAEVDIPNILKQRKQLAKLVLDYDSARARWLQATKSIISGTNTQALTTKADLLKEEVDEAMNKVELCKDQLAADMYSFFSKEGDYACYFVMLLEAQADYHRKSLTLLESVLPTIQAQQDSWTEKPAFGTGLDEHLKRSGREIALPLEACVMMLLETGMKEEGLFRIAAGASKLKKLKAALDCSTSQLEEFYSDPHAVAGALKSYLRELPEPLMNYQLYDEWIQASSVTDPDKRLQALWVVCDKLPKNNKSNLRYLVKFLAKLAQDSETNKMTASNIAIVLGPNLLWAKTEGSLAEMAAATSVHVVAIMEPIIQHADWFFPEEVDFNVSGMFAMPIPASNHNHNHLDYDCSTIERKRPGSSMGPENDSMRKDNTPNKHSDHTLRRGSNTLGRKQHTSPAFQPPLPPVEAPGQGHGAGQVPQPSAEPQPQAPPGGAGPDAGQHSLAQSLAALAAAQQLLAQHTEELSNPRLRDSTYGLTPLLQRNGSGGGGPAVGHMGTGTSGAGSMGPSPHTLRRGTKKQAPPPPKPTNPPPSQPFNSVNHASLSGSSQSLSPTPRPLSSHSPTSPTSPTSQPCATPRRHSSNQPPIQAPSHPPPEPPTQTSPLMPLASLGQSGGDQQSSDPSPPGTPTPPDTPPPSTATQDAVAPPSPSPYQSGSLPRPRPVPKPRNRPNVPPPPQPSPLTGDTNGICATAYKMMDPAMSFKGLSRALVPEFAVEQQPAMSPSSSSSSSSCSSSSSSMLPPPKDCDLDSESTIL encoded by the exons AGCGGAGAAAACAGAAGTCCTCAGTGATGACCTCCTACAG ATCGAACGGCGCATGGAGTTGGTGCGGGTGGTGTCCCACAACACGCACAAGAGGATGGTGTCGTGTCTACAGGGACACATCGGTGCAGACGCAGAGAAGAGACAT aaaaagctTCCTCTGACAGCTCTGTCCCAAGCGATGGTGGAAGGTGGAAACCAACTGGGAGAAGACTCCTTGATAGG GAAGATGATGGAAGTGTGCGGGGAGGCAGAGAATCGTCTGGCATCAGAATTGATGCAACACGAGCTGCAGATAGAGAAGGACGTTCTGGATCCACTCAGCCAGCTAGCAGAG GTGGACATCCCCAACATCctgaagcagaggaaacagctggCCAAGTTAGTGCTGGACTACGATTCTGCCAGAGCAAG ATGGTTGCAGGCAACCAAGTCAATAATCTCAGGAACAAATACACAAGCACTGACGACCAAGGCTGACCTACtcaaggaggaggtggatgaggcCATGAACAAAGTGGAGCTTTGCAAG GATCAACTTGCTGCCGACATGTACAGTTTTTTCTCAAAGGAAGGCGACTATGCCTGTTACTTTGTAATG CTCTTAGAAGCTCAAGCTGATTACCACAGAAAGTCTCTCACTCTTCTGGAGAGCGTCTTGCCCACCATCCAGGCTCAACAAG ACTCGTGGACAGAGAAGCCTGCGTTTGGCACAGGGCTGGATGAACACCTGAAGAGATCTGGAAGGGAGATCGCTCTGCCATTAGAGGCCTGCGTCATGATGCTTCTGGAGACTGGCATGAAGGAAGAG ggtctATTCAGAATCGCAGCAGGAGCGTCCAAGCTAAAGAAGCTAAAGGCGGCACTGGACTGTTCCACTTCACAACTGGAGGAGTTCTACTCCGACCCCCACGCTGTTGCTG GAGCACTGAAGTCCTACCTGAGGGAGCTCCCAGAACCTCTGATGAACTACCAGCTTTATGATGAATGGATCCAGGCATCCAG TGTGACGGACCCAGACAAGAGGCTCCAGGCACTCTGGGTTGTATGTGATAAGCTACCAAAGAACAACAAATCCAACCTgag GTATCTGGTCAAGTTTTTAGCCAAACTGGCTCAGGACAGCGAGACGAACAAAATGACGGCGAGCAACATCGCTATTGTCCTGGGACCCAATCTGCTCTGGGCCAAAACTGAGGG GAGTCTGGCTGAAATGGCTGCAGCTACCTCTGTGCACGTGGTGGCCATCATGGAGCCCATTATCCAGCATGCAGACTGGTTCTTTCCTGAGG AGGTGGACTTCAACGTGTCCGGCATGTTTGCAATGCCCATACCTGCATCAAACCACAACCACAATCACCTGGACTATGACTGCAGTACCATTGAGAGGAAGAGGCCTGGCAGTTCGATGGGACCAGAGAACGACTCAATGCGCAAAGACAA CACCCCTAACAAGCACTCGGACCACACCCTCCGTAGAGGCAGTAACACCTTAGGTAGAAAGCAGCACACTTCACCTGCCTTCCAGCCTCCTTTACCCCCTGTGGAGGCTCCAGGGCAGGGGCACGGGGCTGGGCAGGTCCCCCAGCCCTCAGCCGAGCCCCAGCCACAAGCTCCTCCAGGGGGGGCTGGGCCTGACGCTGGCCAGCATAGCTTGGCGCAGAGTTTGGCTGCTCTTGCAGCCGCTCAGCAGCTTCTAGCCCAGCACACAGAAGAGCTCAG CAACCCAAGGCTACGTGACTCCACATACGGCCTGACCCCTCTGCTTCAGAGGAACGGCTCTGGAGGAGGGGGCCCGGCTGTAGGACACATGGGCACTGGGACCTCTGGGGCTGGATCCATGGGGCCCAGCCCTCACACGTTGCGCAGAG GTACCAAGAAAcaggctcctccccctcctAAACCGACAAACCCCCCTCCCAGCCAGCCCTTTAATTCAGTAAACCACGCCTCCTTATCAGGCTCCTCCCAGTCCCTCAGCCCGACCCCCAGACCTCTCTCCAGCCACTCCCCCACCTCGCCCACCTCTCCGACCTCCCAGCCATGTGCCACGCCCAGACGCCACTCCAGCAACCAGCCACCGATCCAGGCGCCCAGCCATCCGCCCCCGGAGCCTCCGACACAGACCAGTCCCCTGATGCCGCTCGCATCACTCGGCCAGTCCGGCGGGGACCAGCAGAGCTCGGACCCCTCGCCTCCGGGCACCCCGACCCCTCCGGACACCCCTCCGCCCTCCACCGCCACCCAGGATGCAGTCGCTCCTCCGTCCCCGTCTCCCTACCAGTCGGGCTCTCTTCCCCGGCCGCGACCCGTCCCCAAGCCCCGGAACAGACCCAACGTCCCACCGCCGCCTCAACCCAGCCCACTGACCGGAGACACTAATGGGATCTGTGCCACTGCATACAAGATGATGG ACCCGGCCATGTCTTTCAAAGGGCTGAGTCGAGCGTTGGTCCCTGAGTTTGCTGTAGAGCAGCAGCCAGCGATGagcccttcatcctcctcctcctcctcctcctgctcctcctcctcctcctccatgctgcCTCCTCCCAAAGACTGTGACCTGGACTCTGAGAGCACCATCCTATAA
- the arhgap17a gene encoding rho GTPase-activating protein 17a isoform X1, whose protein sequence is MKKQFNRMKQLANQTVGRAEKTEVLSDDLLQIERRMELVRVVSHNTHKRMVSCLQGHIGADAEKRHSVPRLYTGNGQKKLPLTALSQAMVEGGNQLGEDSLIGKMMEVCGEAENRLASELMQHELQIEKDVLDPLSQLAEVDIPNILKQRKQLAKLVLDYDSARARWLQATKSIISGTNTQALTTKADLLKEEVDEAMNKVELCKDQLAADMYSFFSKEGDYACYFVMLLEAQADYHRKSLTLLESVLPTIQAQQDSWTEKPAFGTGLDEHLKRSGREIALPLEACVMMLLETGMKEEGLFRIAAGASKLKKLKAALDCSTSQLEEFYSDPHAVAGALKSYLRELPEPLMNYQLYDEWIQASSVTDPDKRLQALWVVCDKLPKNNKSNLRYLVKFLAKLAQDSETNKMTASNIAIVLGPNLLWAKTEGSLAEMAAATSVHVVAIMEPIIQHADWFFPEEVDFNVSGMFAMPIPASNHNHNHLDYDCSTIERKRPGSSMGPENDSMRKDNTPNKHSDHTLRRGSNTLGRKQHTSPAFQPPLPPVEAPGQGHGAGQVPQPSAEPQPQAPPGGAGPDAGQHSLAQSLAALAAAQQLLAQHTEELSNPRLRDSTYGLTPLLQRNGSGGGGPAVGHMGTGTSGAGSMGPSPHTLRRGTKKQAPPPPKPTNPPPSQPFNSVNHASLSGSSQSLSPTPRPLSSHSPTSPTSPTSQPCATPRRHSSNQPPIQAPSHPPPEPPTQTSPLMPLASLGQSGGDQQSSDPSPPGTPTPPDTPPPSTATQDAVAPPSPSPYQSGSLPRPRPVPKPRNRPNVPPPPQPSPLTGDTNGICATAYKMMDPAMSFKGLSRALVPEFAVEQQPAMSPSSSSSSSSCSSSSSSMLPPPKDCDLDSESTIL, encoded by the exons AGCGGAGAAAACAGAAGTCCTCAGTGATGACCTCCTACAG ATCGAACGGCGCATGGAGTTGGTGCGGGTGGTGTCCCACAACACGCACAAGAGGATGGTGTCGTGTCTACAGGGACACATCGGTGCAGACGCAGAGAAGAGACAT TCCGTACCACGCCTCTATACAGGAAATGGTCAG aaaaagctTCCTCTGACAGCTCTGTCCCAAGCGATGGTGGAAGGTGGAAACCAACTGGGAGAAGACTCCTTGATAGG GAAGATGATGGAAGTGTGCGGGGAGGCAGAGAATCGTCTGGCATCAGAATTGATGCAACACGAGCTGCAGATAGAGAAGGACGTTCTGGATCCACTCAGCCAGCTAGCAGAG GTGGACATCCCCAACATCctgaagcagaggaaacagctggCCAAGTTAGTGCTGGACTACGATTCTGCCAGAGCAAG ATGGTTGCAGGCAACCAAGTCAATAATCTCAGGAACAAATACACAAGCACTGACGACCAAGGCTGACCTACtcaaggaggaggtggatgaggcCATGAACAAAGTGGAGCTTTGCAAG GATCAACTTGCTGCCGACATGTACAGTTTTTTCTCAAAGGAAGGCGACTATGCCTGTTACTTTGTAATG CTCTTAGAAGCTCAAGCTGATTACCACAGAAAGTCTCTCACTCTTCTGGAGAGCGTCTTGCCCACCATCCAGGCTCAACAAG ACTCGTGGACAGAGAAGCCTGCGTTTGGCACAGGGCTGGATGAACACCTGAAGAGATCTGGAAGGGAGATCGCTCTGCCATTAGAGGCCTGCGTCATGATGCTTCTGGAGACTGGCATGAAGGAAGAG ggtctATTCAGAATCGCAGCAGGAGCGTCCAAGCTAAAGAAGCTAAAGGCGGCACTGGACTGTTCCACTTCACAACTGGAGGAGTTCTACTCCGACCCCCACGCTGTTGCTG GAGCACTGAAGTCCTACCTGAGGGAGCTCCCAGAACCTCTGATGAACTACCAGCTTTATGATGAATGGATCCAGGCATCCAG TGTGACGGACCCAGACAAGAGGCTCCAGGCACTCTGGGTTGTATGTGATAAGCTACCAAAGAACAACAAATCCAACCTgag GTATCTGGTCAAGTTTTTAGCCAAACTGGCTCAGGACAGCGAGACGAACAAAATGACGGCGAGCAACATCGCTATTGTCCTGGGACCCAATCTGCTCTGGGCCAAAACTGAGGG GAGTCTGGCTGAAATGGCTGCAGCTACCTCTGTGCACGTGGTGGCCATCATGGAGCCCATTATCCAGCATGCAGACTGGTTCTTTCCTGAGG AGGTGGACTTCAACGTGTCCGGCATGTTTGCAATGCCCATACCTGCATCAAACCACAACCACAATCACCTGGACTATGACTGCAGTACCATTGAGAGGAAGAGGCCTGGCAGTTCGATGGGACCAGAGAACGACTCAATGCGCAAAGACAA CACCCCTAACAAGCACTCGGACCACACCCTCCGTAGAGGCAGTAACACCTTAGGTAGAAAGCAGCACACTTCACCTGCCTTCCAGCCTCCTTTACCCCCTGTGGAGGCTCCAGGGCAGGGGCACGGGGCTGGGCAGGTCCCCCAGCCCTCAGCCGAGCCCCAGCCACAAGCTCCTCCAGGGGGGGCTGGGCCTGACGCTGGCCAGCATAGCTTGGCGCAGAGTTTGGCTGCTCTTGCAGCCGCTCAGCAGCTTCTAGCCCAGCACACAGAAGAGCTCAG CAACCCAAGGCTACGTGACTCCACATACGGCCTGACCCCTCTGCTTCAGAGGAACGGCTCTGGAGGAGGGGGCCCGGCTGTAGGACACATGGGCACTGGGACCTCTGGGGCTGGATCCATGGGGCCCAGCCCTCACACGTTGCGCAGAG GTACCAAGAAAcaggctcctccccctcctAAACCGACAAACCCCCCTCCCAGCCAGCCCTTTAATTCAGTAAACCACGCCTCCTTATCAGGCTCCTCCCAGTCCCTCAGCCCGACCCCCAGACCTCTCTCCAGCCACTCCCCCACCTCGCCCACCTCTCCGACCTCCCAGCCATGTGCCACGCCCAGACGCCACTCCAGCAACCAGCCACCGATCCAGGCGCCCAGCCATCCGCCCCCGGAGCCTCCGACACAGACCAGTCCCCTGATGCCGCTCGCATCACTCGGCCAGTCCGGCGGGGACCAGCAGAGCTCGGACCCCTCGCCTCCGGGCACCCCGACCCCTCCGGACACCCCTCCGCCCTCCACCGCCACCCAGGATGCAGTCGCTCCTCCGTCCCCGTCTCCCTACCAGTCGGGCTCTCTTCCCCGGCCGCGACCCGTCCCCAAGCCCCGGAACAGACCCAACGTCCCACCGCCGCCTCAACCCAGCCCACTGACCGGAGACACTAATGGGATCTGTGCCACTGCATACAAGATGATGG ACCCGGCCATGTCTTTCAAAGGGCTGAGTCGAGCGTTGGTCCCTGAGTTTGCTGTAGAGCAGCAGCCAGCGATGagcccttcatcctcctcctcctcctcctcctgctcctcctcctcctcctccatgctgcCTCCTCCCAAAGACTGTGACCTGGACTCTGAGAGCACCATCCTATAA
- the arhgap17a gene encoding rho GTPase-activating protein 17a isoform X4 — protein sequence MKKQFNRMKQLANQTVGRAEKTEVLSDDLLQIERRMELVRVVSHNTHKRMVSCLQGHIGADAEKRHSVPRLYTGNGQKKLPLTALSQAMVEGGNQLGEDSLIGKMMEVCGEAENRLASELMQHELQIEKDVLDPLSQLAEVDIPNILKQRKQLAKLVLDYDSARARWLQATKSIISGTNTQALTTKADLLKEEVDEAMNKVELCKDQLAADMYSFFSKEGDYACYFVMLLEAQADYHRKSLTLLESVLPTIQAQQDSWTEKPAFGTGLDEHLKRSGREIALPLEACVMMLLETGMKEEGLFRIAAGASKLKKLKAALDCSTSQLEEFYSDPHAVAGALKSYLRELPEPLMNYQLYDEWIQASSVTDPDKRLQALWVVCDKLPKNNKSNLRYLVKFLAKLAQDSETNKMTASNIAIVLGPNLLWAKTEGSLAEMAAATSVHVVAIMEPIIQHADWFFPEEVDFNVSGMFAMPIPASNHNHNHLDYDCSTIERKRPGSSMGPENDSMRKDNNPRLRDSTYGLTPLLQRNGSGGGGPAVGHMGTGTSGAGSMGPSPHTLRRGTKKQAPPPPKPTNPPPSQPFNSVNHASLSGSSQSLSPTPRPLSSHSPTSPTSPTSQPCATPRRHSSNQPPIQAPSHPPPEPPTQTSPLMPLASLGQSGGDQQSSDPSPPGTPTPPDTPPPSTATQDAVAPPSPSPYQSGSLPRPRPVPKPRNRPNVPPPPQPSPLTGDTNGICATAYKMMDPAMSFKGLSRALVPEFAVEQQPAMSPSSSSSSSSCSSSSSSMLPPPKDCDLDSESTIL from the exons AGCGGAGAAAACAGAAGTCCTCAGTGATGACCTCCTACAG ATCGAACGGCGCATGGAGTTGGTGCGGGTGGTGTCCCACAACACGCACAAGAGGATGGTGTCGTGTCTACAGGGACACATCGGTGCAGACGCAGAGAAGAGACAT TCCGTACCACGCCTCTATACAGGAAATGGTCAG aaaaagctTCCTCTGACAGCTCTGTCCCAAGCGATGGTGGAAGGTGGAAACCAACTGGGAGAAGACTCCTTGATAGG GAAGATGATGGAAGTGTGCGGGGAGGCAGAGAATCGTCTGGCATCAGAATTGATGCAACACGAGCTGCAGATAGAGAAGGACGTTCTGGATCCACTCAGCCAGCTAGCAGAG GTGGACATCCCCAACATCctgaagcagaggaaacagctggCCAAGTTAGTGCTGGACTACGATTCTGCCAGAGCAAG ATGGTTGCAGGCAACCAAGTCAATAATCTCAGGAACAAATACACAAGCACTGACGACCAAGGCTGACCTACtcaaggaggaggtggatgaggcCATGAACAAAGTGGAGCTTTGCAAG GATCAACTTGCTGCCGACATGTACAGTTTTTTCTCAAAGGAAGGCGACTATGCCTGTTACTTTGTAATG CTCTTAGAAGCTCAAGCTGATTACCACAGAAAGTCTCTCACTCTTCTGGAGAGCGTCTTGCCCACCATCCAGGCTCAACAAG ACTCGTGGACAGAGAAGCCTGCGTTTGGCACAGGGCTGGATGAACACCTGAAGAGATCTGGAAGGGAGATCGCTCTGCCATTAGAGGCCTGCGTCATGATGCTTCTGGAGACTGGCATGAAGGAAGAG ggtctATTCAGAATCGCAGCAGGAGCGTCCAAGCTAAAGAAGCTAAAGGCGGCACTGGACTGTTCCACTTCACAACTGGAGGAGTTCTACTCCGACCCCCACGCTGTTGCTG GAGCACTGAAGTCCTACCTGAGGGAGCTCCCAGAACCTCTGATGAACTACCAGCTTTATGATGAATGGATCCAGGCATCCAG TGTGACGGACCCAGACAAGAGGCTCCAGGCACTCTGGGTTGTATGTGATAAGCTACCAAAGAACAACAAATCCAACCTgag GTATCTGGTCAAGTTTTTAGCCAAACTGGCTCAGGACAGCGAGACGAACAAAATGACGGCGAGCAACATCGCTATTGTCCTGGGACCCAATCTGCTCTGGGCCAAAACTGAGGG GAGTCTGGCTGAAATGGCTGCAGCTACCTCTGTGCACGTGGTGGCCATCATGGAGCCCATTATCCAGCATGCAGACTGGTTCTTTCCTGAGG AGGTGGACTTCAACGTGTCCGGCATGTTTGCAATGCCCATACCTGCATCAAACCACAACCACAATCACCTGGACTATGACTGCAGTACCATTGAGAGGAAGAGGCCTGGCAGTTCGATGGGACCAGAGAACGACTCAATGCGCAAAGACAA CAACCCAAGGCTACGTGACTCCACATACGGCCTGACCCCTCTGCTTCAGAGGAACGGCTCTGGAGGAGGGGGCCCGGCTGTAGGACACATGGGCACTGGGACCTCTGGGGCTGGATCCATGGGGCCCAGCCCTCACACGTTGCGCAGAG GTACCAAGAAAcaggctcctccccctcctAAACCGACAAACCCCCCTCCCAGCCAGCCCTTTAATTCAGTAAACCACGCCTCCTTATCAGGCTCCTCCCAGTCCCTCAGCCCGACCCCCAGACCTCTCTCCAGCCACTCCCCCACCTCGCCCACCTCTCCGACCTCCCAGCCATGTGCCACGCCCAGACGCCACTCCAGCAACCAGCCACCGATCCAGGCGCCCAGCCATCCGCCCCCGGAGCCTCCGACACAGACCAGTCCCCTGATGCCGCTCGCATCACTCGGCCAGTCCGGCGGGGACCAGCAGAGCTCGGACCCCTCGCCTCCGGGCACCCCGACCCCTCCGGACACCCCTCCGCCCTCCACCGCCACCCAGGATGCAGTCGCTCCTCCGTCCCCGTCTCCCTACCAGTCGGGCTCTCTTCCCCGGCCGCGACCCGTCCCCAAGCCCCGGAACAGACCCAACGTCCCACCGCCGCCTCAACCCAGCCCACTGACCGGAGACACTAATGGGATCTGTGCCACTGCATACAAGATGATGG ACCCGGCCATGTCTTTCAAAGGGCTGAGTCGAGCGTTGGTCCCTGAGTTTGCTGTAGAGCAGCAGCCAGCGATGagcccttcatcctcctcctcctcctcctcctgctcctcctcctcctcctccatgctgcCTCCTCCCAAAGACTGTGACCTGGACTCTGAGAGCACCATCCTATAA
- the arhgap17a gene encoding rho GTPase-activating protein 17a isoform X3 codes for MKKQFNRMKQLANQTVGRAEKTEVLSDDLLQIERRMELVRVVSHNTHKRMVSCLQGHIGADAEKRHSVPRLYTGNGQKKLPLTALSQAMVEGGNQLGEDSLIGKMMEVCGEAENRLASELMQHELQIEKDVLDPLSQLAEVDIPNILKQRKQLAKLVLDYDSARARWLQATKSIISGTNTQALTTKADLLKEEVDEAMNKVELCKDQLAADMYSFFSKEGDYACYFVMLLEAQADYHRKSLTLLESVLPTIQAQQDSWTEKPAFGTGLDEHLKRSGREIALPLEACVMMLLETGMKEEGLFRIAAGASKLKKLKAALDCSTSQLEEFYSDPHAVAGALKSYLRELPEPLMNYQLYDEWIQASSVTDPDKRLQALWVVCDKLPKNNKSNLRYLVKFLAKLAQDSETNKMTASNIAIVLGPNLLWAKTEGSLAEMAAATSVHVVAIMEPIIQHADWFFPEEVDFNVSGMFAMPIPASNHNHNHLDYDCSTIERKRPGSSMGPENDSMRKDNTPNKHSDHTLRRGSNTLGRKQHTSPAFQPPLPPVEAPGQGHGAGQVPQPSAEPQPQAPPGGAGPDAGQHSLAQSLAALAAAQQLLAQHTEELSNPRLRDSTYGLTPLLQRNGSGGGGPAVGHMGTGTSGAGSMGPSPHTLRRGTKKQAPPPPKPTNPPPSQPFNSVNHASLSGSSQSLSPTPRPLSSHSPTSPTSPTSQPCATPRRHSSNQPPIQAPSHPPPEPPTQTSPLMPLASLGQSGGDQQSSDPSPPGTPTPPDTPPPSTATQDAVAPPSPSPYQSGSLPRPRPVPKPRNRPNVPPPPQPSPLTGDTNGICATAYKMMG; via the exons AGCGGAGAAAACAGAAGTCCTCAGTGATGACCTCCTACAG ATCGAACGGCGCATGGAGTTGGTGCGGGTGGTGTCCCACAACACGCACAAGAGGATGGTGTCGTGTCTACAGGGACACATCGGTGCAGACGCAGAGAAGAGACAT TCCGTACCACGCCTCTATACAGGAAATGGTCAG aaaaagctTCCTCTGACAGCTCTGTCCCAAGCGATGGTGGAAGGTGGAAACCAACTGGGAGAAGACTCCTTGATAGG GAAGATGATGGAAGTGTGCGGGGAGGCAGAGAATCGTCTGGCATCAGAATTGATGCAACACGAGCTGCAGATAGAGAAGGACGTTCTGGATCCACTCAGCCAGCTAGCAGAG GTGGACATCCCCAACATCctgaagcagaggaaacagctggCCAAGTTAGTGCTGGACTACGATTCTGCCAGAGCAAG ATGGTTGCAGGCAACCAAGTCAATAATCTCAGGAACAAATACACAAGCACTGACGACCAAGGCTGACCTACtcaaggaggaggtggatgaggcCATGAACAAAGTGGAGCTTTGCAAG GATCAACTTGCTGCCGACATGTACAGTTTTTTCTCAAAGGAAGGCGACTATGCCTGTTACTTTGTAATG CTCTTAGAAGCTCAAGCTGATTACCACAGAAAGTCTCTCACTCTTCTGGAGAGCGTCTTGCCCACCATCCAGGCTCAACAAG ACTCGTGGACAGAGAAGCCTGCGTTTGGCACAGGGCTGGATGAACACCTGAAGAGATCTGGAAGGGAGATCGCTCTGCCATTAGAGGCCTGCGTCATGATGCTTCTGGAGACTGGCATGAAGGAAGAG ggtctATTCAGAATCGCAGCAGGAGCGTCCAAGCTAAAGAAGCTAAAGGCGGCACTGGACTGTTCCACTTCACAACTGGAGGAGTTCTACTCCGACCCCCACGCTGTTGCTG GAGCACTGAAGTCCTACCTGAGGGAGCTCCCAGAACCTCTGATGAACTACCAGCTTTATGATGAATGGATCCAGGCATCCAG TGTGACGGACCCAGACAAGAGGCTCCAGGCACTCTGGGTTGTATGTGATAAGCTACCAAAGAACAACAAATCCAACCTgag GTATCTGGTCAAGTTTTTAGCCAAACTGGCTCAGGACAGCGAGACGAACAAAATGACGGCGAGCAACATCGCTATTGTCCTGGGACCCAATCTGCTCTGGGCCAAAACTGAGGG GAGTCTGGCTGAAATGGCTGCAGCTACCTCTGTGCACGTGGTGGCCATCATGGAGCCCATTATCCAGCATGCAGACTGGTTCTTTCCTGAGG AGGTGGACTTCAACGTGTCCGGCATGTTTGCAATGCCCATACCTGCATCAAACCACAACCACAATCACCTGGACTATGACTGCAGTACCATTGAGAGGAAGAGGCCTGGCAGTTCGATGGGACCAGAGAACGACTCAATGCGCAAAGACAA CACCCCTAACAAGCACTCGGACCACACCCTCCGTAGAGGCAGTAACACCTTAGGTAGAAAGCAGCACACTTCACCTGCCTTCCAGCCTCCTTTACCCCCTGTGGAGGCTCCAGGGCAGGGGCACGGGGCTGGGCAGGTCCCCCAGCCCTCAGCCGAGCCCCAGCCACAAGCTCCTCCAGGGGGGGCTGGGCCTGACGCTGGCCAGCATAGCTTGGCGCAGAGTTTGGCTGCTCTTGCAGCCGCTCAGCAGCTTCTAGCCCAGCACACAGAAGAGCTCAG CAACCCAAGGCTACGTGACTCCACATACGGCCTGACCCCTCTGCTTCAGAGGAACGGCTCTGGAGGAGGGGGCCCGGCTGTAGGACACATGGGCACTGGGACCTCTGGGGCTGGATCCATGGGGCCCAGCCCTCACACGTTGCGCAGAG GTACCAAGAAAcaggctcctccccctcctAAACCGACAAACCCCCCTCCCAGCCAGCCCTTTAATTCAGTAAACCACGCCTCCTTATCAGGCTCCTCCCAGTCCCTCAGCCCGACCCCCAGACCTCTCTCCAGCCACTCCCCCACCTCGCCCACCTCTCCGACCTCCCAGCCATGTGCCACGCCCAGACGCCACTCCAGCAACCAGCCACCGATCCAGGCGCCCAGCCATCCGCCCCCGGAGCCTCCGACACAGACCAGTCCCCTGATGCCGCTCGCATCACTCGGCCAGTCCGGCGGGGACCAGCAGAGCTCGGACCCCTCGCCTCCGGGCACCCCGACCCCTCCGGACACCCCTCCGCCCTCCACCGCCACCCAGGATGCAGTCGCTCCTCCGTCCCCGTCTCCCTACCAGTCGGGCTCTCTTCCCCGGCCGCGACCCGTCCCCAAGCCCCGGAACAGACCCAACGTCCCACCGCCGCCTCAACCCAGCCCACTGACCGGAGACACTAATGGGATCTGTGCCACTGCATACAAGATGATGG GTTAA